One window of Rahnella aceris genomic DNA carries:
- the thiH gene encoding 2-iminoacetate synthase ThiH: MNNFTDVWSTLDWDDISLRINSKTSRDVEQALSRNKISREDFMALISPAALPYLEPMAQRAQQLTRQRFGNTVNFFAPLYLSNLCANECTYCGFSMSNKIKRKTLDEDEIRRECEALNALGFKHLLLVTGEHKGKVGMDYFRRHFPAIRSHFDSLMIEVQPLQQEEYAELKTLGLDGVLVYQETYHAPTYALHHLRGQKQDFFWRLETPDRLGRAGIDKIGLGALFGLSGNWRTDSYMVAEHLLYLQQTYWQSRYSVAFPRLRPCTGGIEPASLLEENQLLQLICAFRMLASDVELSLSTRESPYFRDHVIPLAINTVSAGSKTQPGGYADNHPELEQFAPHDNRSPQHVANALTRAGLQPVWKDWDSFLGRVSQENVAGWQTSKLSGMQIP, encoded by the coding sequence ATGAATAACTTCACAGATGTGTGGTCAACGCTGGACTGGGATGATATTTCACTGCGTATCAATAGCAAAACATCCCGTGATGTCGAACAGGCGCTCAGCCGCAACAAAATCAGTCGTGAAGATTTCATGGCATTGATTTCTCCCGCCGCGCTGCCTTACCTGGAACCGATGGCGCAACGCGCGCAACAACTCACGCGCCAGCGATTCGGCAATACGGTGAATTTCTTCGCGCCATTGTATTTATCCAATCTTTGCGCCAACGAATGTACGTATTGCGGCTTTTCGATGAGCAATAAAATCAAACGTAAAACGCTGGACGAAGATGAAATCAGGCGGGAATGCGAAGCGCTGAATGCGCTGGGTTTCAAACATCTGTTGCTGGTCACCGGCGAACATAAGGGAAAGGTCGGCATGGACTATTTCCGCCGTCATTTCCCCGCGATCAGAAGCCATTTCGATTCACTGATGATTGAGGTTCAGCCGCTGCAACAGGAAGAATATGCTGAGCTGAAAACGCTGGGGCTGGATGGCGTGCTGGTTTATCAGGAAACCTATCACGCGCCTACCTATGCTTTGCATCATCTTCGCGGACAGAAACAGGATTTCTTCTGGCGGCTGGAAACACCAGACCGGCTCGGGCGTGCGGGAATCGACAAAATCGGTTTGGGGGCGCTGTTCGGACTTTCTGGCAACTGGAGGACTGACAGCTATATGGTGGCCGAACATTTGTTGTATCTGCAACAAACCTACTGGCAAAGTCGCTATTCGGTGGCGTTTCCAAGACTGCGACCTTGTACCGGTGGCATCGAACCGGCTTCCCTGCTGGAAGAAAATCAGCTGTTACAACTGATTTGCGCTTTCAGAATGCTCGCGTCGGATGTCGAGCTCTCACTGTCGACACGCGAATCCCCCTATTTCCGGGATCACGTTATTCCGCTGGCGATCAACACTGTCAGTGCAGGATCTAAAACACAGCCCGGTGGCTATGCCGATAATCATCCTGAACTTGAACAATTTGCACCGCACGACAACCGTTCACCTCAGCACGTAGCGAACGCATTGACCCGAGCCGGGCTACAACCGGTCTGGAAAGACTGGGACAGTTTTTTGGGGCGCGTCTCGCAGGAAAATGTCGCCGGATGGCAAACAAGTAAACTCTCAGGAATGCAGATTCCATAA